DNA sequence from the Cohnella herbarum genome:
CGCTCTCCGTATGGAACGTCATTATTATGCGAACCTATTTCCAGACGACCATCCCGCACGAGTTGTTGGAAGCTTCGCAGCTCGACGGCTGCAACGATTTCCGCTTCCTGCTCCGGATCGTCATCCCGTTATCGGGACCGATCATCGCCGTAATCGCGCTGTTCTACGCGGTCGGCCATTGGAACCAATATTTCAACGCGATGATTTACTTGAAAGACCCGCATCTGTATCCTTTGCAATTAATTCTTAGAGACATCCTTGTCCAGAACGAAGTGAAGATCGACATGCTCGGAGACGTGAAATCGGCCGCTGCCCGTCAAGGGCTTCGCGAGCTGCTGAAATACTCCCTCATCGTCGTATCGTCCGTGCCTTTGCTTCTGATTTACCCGTTCGTTCAGAAGTTTTTTGTTAAAGGCGTCATGATTGGATCCATTAAAGGCTAAGGTTTAACCCACTTCGCAATTACTATTGGAGGGTCTATATGAAAAAATCATGGTTTACCCTGATCGCGACAGTCCTTATGCTCTCGGCTGTTCTATCCGCCTGCTCGAGTTCCAACAACGAGAAGAATGCCGCATCCAGCGCGCCGGCGGGAAGCGCGAGCGCCGAGAACAGCTTACTGACGGCACCGGGCACCTACCCGATCACTAACGAAAAAGTAACGCTTAAAGTTATGGTACGCGGCAATCCGCTCGTCGAGGATTTCTCTACGAACGAATTCACCAAATGGTACGAAGAGAAAACGAACGTGCATATCGAATGGGAAGTCGTTCCCGAGCAAAGCATGCAGGAGAAGCTGAACCTCGTGCTGGCGAGCGAAGATTATCCGGACGTCATTTTCGGAATGAACGTATCCCCCGCGCAAGAGATGATCTATGGTTCCCAGGGCGTGTTCCTTCCGCTGAACGACTTGATCGAGAGCCAAGGAACGCAGACGAAGAAGCTGTTCGCCGATCGTCCGGAAATCAAGGACGCGATCACGGCGCCGGGCGGCAACATCTATTCCCTTCCCGAAATCAACGAGTGTTACCACTGTTCCCAGAGCCAGAAAATGTGGATTTACGAGCCTTGGCTGGAGAAACTAGGTTTGAAAATGCCTACGACTACAGAAGAGCTCTACAACGTGTTGAAAGCTTTCAAAACGCAAGATCCTAACGGCAACGGCAAAGCGGACGAAATTCCTTTGTCCATCTCTCCTAAATCTTGGCGGTCTTCCATCGATGCTTTCTTAATGAACTCGTTTATTTATAATCCGATTTACGGTACGACCAAACACCTGTACGTCCAAGACGGCAAGCTGGACGTTTCGTTCACGAAGCCGGAGTGGAAAGAAGGCTTGAAGTATCTGAACAAAATGTACTCGGAAGGCCTGATCGCGCCGGAATCGTTCACGCAAGACGACAACCAGCTCATTCAAATCGGGGAAAATCCGGATACCGTCCTTCTCGGCGCTTCCACCGGCGGACATCAAGGCGTCTTCACGCAATTGCTCGGAGAAAGCGGCCGTTGGAGCGAGTATAAGACCGTTCCCGTATTGAAAGGCCCTGCAGGCGTTCAGTATGCGCCGACTGACGCGACTAGCTTGACGACAGGCTCCTTCCTCATCACGAACAAAGCCAAAAATCCGGAAGTCGCGCTTCGTTGGGCGGACGGACTATACGAATACGAGCACACTTTGCGCAGCAACTACGGTCGTCCGGGCGAAGAATGGCGCGATGCGACCGAAGGAGAGATCGGCATCAACGGCCAACCGGCGAAATGGTCCGAGCTGAAGTCCTTCGGAGAAGTACAGAACGTAAACTGGGCGCAAACCGGCCCTGCCCTTCGCTCCAACGAATTCCGCTTAAGCGCGGTCAGCAAAGGCGAAGACGATCTCGAGGTTATTCTGTATAACGAAACGAAAAACAACTACGAGCCCTACAAAGCGGCGAACATCGCAACCGTTCCTCCGTTGTTCATGACGAACGAGCAAGCGACGGAAGTGGCCGATCTCTCGAAAACCGTTAACGATTACGTGGACGAAATGCTCGCTCGTTTCGTCATCGGCGACGCGGATATCGAGAAGGAATGGGATACTTACGTAAAGACGCTCGATAATATGAATCTTAAGCATCTGCTCGAGGTTTACCAAGAAGCTTACAACGCGCAAACCAAATAAAAAAGTTCTCGGGGGATCCGTTCCGGTATCGGGCGGGTCCTTCCGATTCATCATGGAGACAATGATCAGACAAAACCGGGATGAAGATTTCTAACGACTATTACGAGGATCAATGGGAGGCTATCAGTAATGAGCACAAGAGAAGAGAGGACGAAGTTATTCCTGCAAGATCGGTTCGGCATGTTCATCCATTGGGGCTTGTATTCGATTCCCGCTAGGGGAGAATGGCTACGGGGAAACGAGAAAATGACGTTCGAGCAATACAAAGTCTATTTCGACGAATTCGACGCGGCCCGGTACGATCCTCGGGCTTGGGCTCGGGCGGCGAAAGCGGCCGGGCAGAAATATGCCGTCTTGACGACGAAGCACCACGACGGTTTCTGCTTATTCGATAGCCGACTGACGGATTTCAAAGCGACGAACACGCCGGCCGGACGCGATCTCATTCGCGAATACGTCGATGCCTTCCGCGAAGAAGGGATTTCCGTCGGTCTCTACTATTCGATCATCGACTGGAATCACCCCGATTATCCGGGTTACGGCGACCGGATTCATCCGGATCGCGACAACGAGGCGTCCAAAGACAAACCGATCGACTTCGATCGTTACTTGACCTATATGCACGGGCAGGTTCGCGAATTGCTGACCGACTACGGCAAGATCGACATCATGTGGTTCGACTTCTCCTATGACAACATGACCGGCGAGAAATGGAAAGCGACGGAGCTCATCCGCATGATCCGCTCCATTCAACCGGATATCATCATCGATAATCGTTTGGGCGGCGACATCCGGGCGGCGGAGCCGGAAGAATACGCCGGGGACTTCTACTCGCCGGAGCAGATCATTCCGCCGGGCGGCATCGTGGACGCGAACGGCGTTTCCATTCCATGGGAAGCCTGTATTACGCTGAACGACAACTGGGGTTATCATTCGACGGACCGCGAATACAAATCATCGGCGCAGGTCATTCGTACGCTGGTCGAGTGCGTCAGCAAGAACGGCAACCTGCTGCTTAACGTCGGACCGGACGCGAAAGGCGAAATGACCCGCGATTCTCTGAACGTATTGGAGGAAGTGGGAGAATGGCTGCGATTGAACGGCGAAAGCATATACGGATGCGGAATTTCCGAGCTCGCGAAGCCGGAATGGGGACGTTATACTCAAAGAGGCAACAAACTGTACGCGCACGTATTCGATCGCGGAATCGGGCCGATTTATTTCGCCGGCTTGAAGGGCAAGATCAAGCGCGCAAGGTTATTGCGCGACGGGTCGGAGCTTAAAGTCGAGCTGCCTTGGATGGCGGAGCAATATTCGGACATCGACAGCGGCGCTTTCATTAACTTGAAGGGCGCGAAACTTCCCGATGAGCGGGATACCGTTATTGAATTGGAATTGTTGCCATAATCGAGGAGGGAATTGAGATAATGAACGAACTAACGGGCGGGGCGGAGCCTCTAGTCGAGGAATATCGGGGCGGGTATTTGGAAAATATCCACTACGGACACGTATGCGGCGTAGACGATACCGGAAGCATCGCTTATCGCTCCGGAGATCCGGAGTGGATAACGTTCATGCGCTCCGCGGCTAAACCGATTCAGGCGATCCCTTTTTTCCTGGAAGGCTTCGATAAGAAATTCGGGTTCACGGACGAAGAGCAAGCGATCATGATGGCCTCTCACCGCGCTCTCCCCTATCACGTCGAAGCGCTTGAAGGGATGCTAAGTAAGCTAGGCTTGGACGAGGAAGCGCTCGTCTGTAAACCTACTTATCCTCTGGACGCGAATGCCAGAGATACTTTAGTCGCGGAGAAGAAACCGCAACGAAGGATCTACCACAATTGCTCGGGTAAACACCTCGGGGTGCTATCCTATTGCATCGGAATGGGTCATTCGCTGGAGGACTATTATTCCGCGGACCATCCGGCTCAGAAGCGAATCGCCGCCATTGCGGCCGAGCTCTCCGAATGCCCCATCGAGGATATCCGCATCGGCACGGACGGCTGCGGATTCCCGGTGTTCGGCATGCCGCTTCGGAACATGGCGCTTGCTTTCTTGAAGCTCGCTTGTCCGGATTTGATCGAGGATGGAGCTTTGCGGGAGGCTGTCAAAAAAGTAACGAGGTTGATGAACGCTTATCCGACGTTGATATCGGCCGACTATTTGATCTGCCCGAACCTGCTCATGGACGACAATATCGTCGCGAAGGGCGGCGCCAAAGGCATTTACTGCTTCGCGCTCAAGAAAGAGCGCTTGGCATTCGCCTTAAAAGTGGTCGACGGATCGGAGGACGAGTGGCCGATCGCGGTTGCCTCCATTCTCGAGCAGATCGGGTATGCAAACCAAGATACGATCGCCCGAATGTACAAGATCGGTTCTCCCGATATTCGGAACGATAACGGTCTGATCATCGGCGAGAATCGCAGCGTGTTTACTCTGCGACGGGGGAAAGAAGCATGAACGGCATCGATTGGACATCGGAAGTAAAGCGACGGCAAGAAGCGCTCCTGCGCGACTTGTCGTCGCTTCTTGCCATCCCGAGCGTGAAGGACGAAGCATCGGCTGCCCCCGGCATGCCGCTAGGAATCGAATCCGCCAAAGCGCTGGCATATATGTTGGAGCTGGCCGATCGAGAAGGGCTTCGGACCGCTAACCTGGAGGGAATCGTCGGTTATGCGGAATACGGCGGCGACGGCTCGGGCGATAGCGAGAGCGGAAATCCTGGCAAGGGAGAGTATGCGAATAAGGGCAACGGAGAGAAAGGTCACAACGATTATATCGCGGTGCTTAGCCACGTGGACGTCGTCCCCGCCAGCGGGGAGTGGACTTCCCCTCCTTACGAACCCGCGATACGCGATGGAAGGCTTTACGCGCGCGGCGCCCTGGACGACAAGGGTCCAGCCATCGCAGCTTTGTATGGTTTGCTCATCGTGAAAGAGCTCGGGTTACCGCTTCGTCATCGTATCCGGATCATTATCGGGACGGACGAGGAAACGGGTATGAACTGCATGGAAACCTATAATCGTCTGGAGAGGCCTCCGCTAGCGGGATTCACGCCGGATGCCGACTTCCCGATCGTCCATGCGGAGAAGGGGCAGGTCAATTCCCGGATGACTTTACGGTTTGCCGATGATTCGCCCCCGTCTGCCGAGTCTGAGGCCGAGCTGGAGTCCAAGCTGGAGTCCAAGTCTGTGTCCGATCAGGAACGAATCTATCGGCTAATGAGCTTTACTTCGGGAACGGCGGCCAACATGGTACCGGATTTCGCTGAAGCCGTTATTCAAGGTTCCCCGACTCGGTTAGAGGCGCTCATCTCGGATTACCGGTTCTTTTCCGCCACTCATGAGCTCGAAAGCGAGAGCATGTCCGATTTAGCGTCATCTTCGGCTCATCGCGTCGCGATCCTCCGCATGCACGGAACATCCGCGCACGGCATGGCTCCGGAGACGGGCAATAACGCGGGAATGCGCTTGTTGACCTTTCTATACGGGCAATCGTTCGAAGGAGACGACCAACGGTTTATTAAGGGAGCGGTTGAATTGCTAGCAGGCGACACTTCGGGAGAAGCGCTCGGGATCGCATGCCGAGACGAAGCGACCGGGCCGTTAACCGTTAATGTCGGCTTGCTTCGATACGACCCGCTTGTCCGAGAAGCTTATTTTCACTTGAATATACGCTTCCCGGCCTGTACGAACGGCGAGACTATCGTATCGATGATCGAATCGAAGATCGGGGAGTACGGATTCGTAATAACTCCCCCGATCATTAAACCGCCGCATCAAGTGGCTGCCGACCATCCGATGATTAAAGCGTTGCAAGCCATTTATCGGGATCATACCGGTCAAGAAGCAACTCTTCTTTCGACTGGAGGCGGTACTTACGCTTGCAAGCTGGTGAACTGCGTCGCGTTCGGCCCTCTGTTCCCCGGAGAGTTTGACACTGCCCACCAGCAGGATGAATCCATCTCCATCGATAGTCTCCTGAAGGCGACGGCTATGTACGCCCAAGCCATCTTCGAAATGGCGAATTTAGAATATCCGGCGCACGAGGAAGGGGACGAACTCACGTGGAAATCAAAGTCGTCGAAAGACTAGATAGCGGTCACTGCTCGGCGGACTTAGCGGTCTATCTCGTTCTTGAAGGTGAGGCTTCGCTTACCGAGCTAGATTCCGAGCTAGATTTCGAGTTTGAGATCAAGCCATCCATGGCTACCGCCGGAAAAGTGACCTTGCTGTACGGGGCTCACGGCTCGCGTCACGCGGCGCTCGTCGGACTCGGCTCCGCCGATCGCCTCGATGCCGAGGTCATCCGGCGCGTGGCAGGCAGCGCTTCCCGGGCGATTGTCCGGGAAGGCTACCGAACGGTTGCCGTATTTTTGGATAAGCCGTCGGTAGAGCAGATGCCGGAAGCAACCGTCCAGGCATGGGCGGAAGGATGGCTGCTTGGCGGATATACGTTCGATAAATATAAAATGAACCCTCGGCAACCGACATTGGAACATCTTCTGCTAGTCTGCGGCTCGGGAAATGCTGAAGAGTTGGCGCATAGCGTGTCTAGGTCGGTGCTCCGCGCGGAAAGCGCTATGCTGGCGAGAGATTGGTGCAACGAGCCCGCTAACGTGATGACGCCGGAACGGCTAGTCGAGCAAACCGAGTTGTTATTCGCCGGACGGCCGAACGTCGGCTTGAAAATCTACCGAGGCGACGAGTTACGTCAGCACGAAATGAACGGCCTCTTGGCTGTTGGGCAAGGCAGTCGCCATCAACCTGCGCTAGTCGAGGTGACGTACTCTTCGAATCCCGCGTTGCCGATGATCGCGTTGATCGGTAAAGGCATGACGTTCGATATGGGCGGTATGAACGTCAAAACGGGACGGGATCTCAGCGAAGCCCGTTTCGATATGGGCGGCGCTTGCGCGGTCATCGGCGCGATGGATTACTTGATCCGCAGCGAAGCTTCCGTTAACGTCGTCTTATTGATCGCCGTCGCGGATAACGTACCGGGAGCAGGAGCTTTGCTCCCCTCCTCGATCATTCGCTATCCGAACGGCATGACCGTTCAGGTCGGCAACACCGATGCGGAAGGCAGGCTCATTCTCGCCGACGCCCTATTGCATGCTCGGCGTCTCGGAGCGAGCGAGATGATCGACATCGCTACGTTAACAGGGAGCGTCGGACATGCGCTCGGGTTACGCGTTGCCGGAGTATGGGGAGACGCGCGATGCACGGAGGCGCTTCGTTCAATCGGCGAGCATAACGGGGAACGGGTATGGCCGATGCCCCTCGTCGACGAAGATGAAGAATTGCTTCGCAGCGAATATGCCGATGTTAACAACATTAGCTCCAGCGCTTATGGCGGTGCCGTGGCAGCGGCTCTTTTCTTGCGGAAGTTCGCGGGGAACTCCGCCCGTTGGGCCCATATCGACATGGCGAACACCGTCCAAGCTTCAGCCGATAGAGGATACGAAATGGCCGGAGCAACGGGGTTCGGGGTACGTTTGCTAGTCGACTATGTCTTGCAGACGCAGGCGAGTCAGGATAATGCAAACCTCCGCTAGGAAAGCGCTTAGGATAGTTCTCGAAATCAATGCCATCCGCGCGCGTATCGAGCGTTAAAGCCGCGATATGCTTCGGAGCCGACCGAATCGAGCTCTTGACCGGCGTCTCCGGAAAATGGTCGATTCTTTCTCGGGCTCCTGAAGCATTTTCGCGCCCCTTTTACGCTATCCCATTCGCTCAGGAGTGCTCCCGTAGTCGCAAAAAGCGACTATAGAGCTCCACCCTCGGAGGAATCCCTCCTCATTGTCGCAAAAAGCGACTATAGAGCTCCACCCTCGGAGGAATCCCTCCTCATTGTCGCAAAAAGCGACTATAGAGCTCCACCCTCGGGGGAATCCCTCCTCATTGTCGCAAAAAGTGACTATAGAGCTCCACCCTCTGGAAAATCCCTCCTCATTGTCGCAAAAAGTGACTATAGAGCTCCACCCACTGGAAAATCCCTCCTCATTGTCGCAAAAAGCGACCATGAGACTCTCCTTCCAAAACAACCTCCACCTTGGCGCTTTCCTTTCTCTCGCATCAACAAATAACAGCGCTCCTTCATGCCCCATACCTGTGCCGCCTATGCTACTGAGCGAAAGGGATAACGGCAAAAGCCTCCTCGCATTATCCTCCGACATCGCATCTTCCGCATCTAATAGCATCGCTTTTTCCATGCCCATAAGCCGTACCATACGCCACTGAGCGAAAGGGATAACGGCAAAAGCCTCCTCACACTATCCTATGACATCGCGCCTCCCGCATCTAATAGCATCGCTTTTTCCATGCCCATAAGCCGTACCACATATGCCACTGAGCGAAAGGGATAACGGCGAAAGCCTTCTCGTTATTCTCGTTGTATCCTTGCCGCGTTTAACTCATTGCCCCCTCATTTCATCCTCGTTCAGAACTCTGGTACAATAACATCATTAGTATCAAGGAGCTGAACCCACATGAAAACAGAGATCATAACGAGATTCGCGAGATACGTGCAAGTGGATACTCAGTCTAACGAAAGCAGCCAGAATTGTCCGACTACCGAAGGCCAATTAACGCTTGGAAGAATGTTAGTAGAGGAACTGAAGGAAATCGGCATGGAGGAAGTCACGATCGATGCCAACGGCTACGTCATGGCAACCCTACCCGCCAATACCGATCAAGAAATCCCGACGATCGGCTTCCTCGCCCATATAGATACGGCGACCGATTTTACGGGAAAAGGGGTTAATCCTCAGCTTGTCGAGAACTACGATGGAATGGATATTGTCCTGAACGAAGCTCTAAATATCGTTCTATCTCCGAGGGATTTCCCGGAACTCTCCGGCTACAAAGGACAAACCCTGATCACGACGGACGGAACGACGCTTCTAGGGGCGGACGACAAAGCCGGCATGACCGAGATTATGACCGCGATGGCCTACTTGCTCAAACATCCGGAAATCAAGCACGGCCGTATTAGAGTCGCTTTCACCCCGGACGAGGAAATCGGGAGAGGCCCTCACCGGTTCGACGTCGCCGCATTCGACGCCAAATATGCCTACACGATGGATGGCGGTCCTCTAGGCGAGCTTCAGTACGAGAGCTTCAACGCCGCCGTCGCCCGAATTACGTGCACGGGAAAGATCGTTCATCCCGGTACGGCTAAAGGCAAGATGGTAAACTCGGCGAAGATCGCGATGGAAATCAACAACAGATTGCCCGCGGAAGAAGCCCCTGAGTATACGGAGGACTACGAAGGTTTCTTTCATCTGATCTCGATACAAGGGGACGTAGAGGAAACGAAGCTTCACTACATTATTCGGGACTTCGACCGGGAACGGTTCGAAGGAAGAAAAACCGAACTTATCGGCATCGTCGAGGAGCTAAAGGAGACTTACGGGGAAGATCGCATCTTGCTGGAGATCAAAGACCAATACTTCAATATGCGCGAGAAAATCGAGCCCGTCAAACATATCGTCGATATCGCCCACCAAGCGATGGTGAACCTCGGCATCGAGCCGATCGTACGTCCTATTCGCGGCGGAACCGACGGCTCCCAGCTATCTTACATGGGCTTGCCGACGCCGAACATCTTCACGGGCGGCGAAAATTACCATGGCCGATACGAGTATGTATCCGTTGATACGATGATCAAAGCGACTAACGTGATCATCGAGATCGTTAAGCTTTTTGAACAGGCAGGTCAGACGCGGTCGGCGGGTTAAATCGATAAACTTCAAGATCGATTAGTCCGTTCAAGCCGAACTCGACGCCTTCGTTTTCCAAATAGTGCTGCTGCATATACTTGGATTCCCCGTCCTGAATCGCGATTTCTCCTTTCACGTTCACGACTCTATGCCAAGGCAGGTCATGCTTCGCGCTCAGCGAATGCAGGATTCGAACGACCTGCCTGGCCCCTCTCGGGCTCCCCGCGGTTTCGGCGATTTGCCCGTACGTCATGACGTACCCTTCCGGTATTCCCTTGATAATCTCGACAACCCGTTTCGTAAATGGCTGCATGCGTCTATCCTCTCTCTACGATAAATAAGCTCCCGTAGCGGTCTGTTGAGCCGTATCCTGGCGTCTGCTCTTCCATCGAACGGTCGAATCTCCCATGAACGTTAGGGTAACCGCGATCATCGCGATCAAATAAACTCCAGCGAAAAGGTAAACCGTCAGTCGGAAATCGGATGCCGATTGGAACCACAGGAAGGTCATCAATCCCGCGCAGACGATCCACATCGCCCATAACAAGAAGTTTCTATGGAATCCGGATCGTGCCGTTTTATGCCCGTAGGCGTGCCATTCGCGAGTCGGGTCAATCTGGTGCAGCTTCGCTAACGCGGGTTCGATCACGTCTCTCAAATATCGGGCCAGCGTCTCGTGCTTGCGGTAACTGTACAATATCTGGGTCGTGAAAAACACCGATAGAAAAGGCGCGACGAGAAGCACATGCCGATATCCGTCATCCGCGAAAGCGACGGCGCACAGAAGCGCCAACAACGTGACCATATACGTTGCGAACCTTCCCCTCATGCGAATGCGCAGCTTGATTTCTCCCCTGATATCTTCCCTGACTTTTTCGTAGTGGCTTATTTTTTTGTCGTCTTCGCTCTGCAAGATCGCATGATGTTCGGTTTCCGTAACGGAGTATTCACTCATCGCGTTCTCCTCCAATGGACAGACATCGTAAGCCCATTCTAGCACATATCTTCGTTTCGATAACGTTTCATCGCAATCTCTCCGCGGGGGGATATTTTGTACCCTGTTCCTAAGCTGATCGTGAGACCGAGCTCCTTCAGTTTACGAACGTATATTTTGAACTTGTCCGGCTCCCATCCGATGTGATCGGCAAGCTCAGTCGCCCTCAGTCCCGGGTACTTTCCAATGATCCAGAGCATTTCGAAAGTCCAAGGTCCTCGGCGGCTTAGCTTGTCCATCTTCTCCAACTTGTTCCGCAGCTCCGCAAGCTCGGAATCCGTTAATTCATCCTGTTCCCTGAGCGTCTCCCTTGGATCCGACCCGGCATACCGAAGCGCGATCCGGTACATCGTCGTTCCTCCGAATTTGCCTAATTCCTTCCGCATCTCTTGACGGGAGGCGTACCCGGCGCGCGCGATCTCTTCATCCGCGATGTCACCCTCGGATACGGCTTCAATAGCCATTATCTCTACGACGCCAATCGGCGTGCGAAGTTGCGTACCCGCGTGTACCCGAGGTTTGTTCCACAAGCGGAAAGCAACGTCGATGCTTCCGGTTCTTATTCCCTCTAGTATCGGATCCCTAAATAACAAAACGATCTCCTCCTCCTAGTAACGTCCAAGCATTCGTTCCGCTTCGGTGCGGACTCGTTGCCTAAGCGCTTCCGGTTCCAGCACCTCGGCTTCCGATCCCCAACCCAGCACCCATTGCAGCACATCCTCGGGAGTCCTTACGCGCAGAACGACTAACAGACCATCGTGAACATCCTCCTTAGATACGATATAAAAATATTTGGCCTCCCTCACCCGATCCGCGATCCGCGGACTGGCAAGAACTCGTACTTCTATCGGACGGTCGTCCGCGGGAACGTATTTGCTCATGCGAAAATCTGGAGGAAACGCGAACGTTTCATCCAGATCCTGTAACCCCGTCATGCGGGATAGCCGAAAATGTCGAATCTCTTGGCGAAGCTCGCAAAAGCCTACCAATACCCATGAGCCATATACGAAAGATAACCCGTATGGACGAGCGGTACGTATGCTGTGACGGTGAGCCACCAATCCCGATTTTGCTTTCGTATAATCGAAGCTGACTTTACGCCGCATCAATATCGCCTCGCGAAGTTTAGCTACTCTCGCTCTCTCCGCTTCGTCGATGGCTTCCTCCAGGGTCGATGGCAGCTTGATCGTTTCACGCACTTCGTTTGCCGCCCTGCGGACGCTCTCGGGAAGCACGGCTTCGATTTTGCCGCGGGATGCCCTCGCCCGCTCCCCGTATTCCCGATCGAATCTTTGCTCGATGAAGTCGGCTCCGATCAGCAAAGCCACGGCTTCGTCCACCGAGAAACTTATCGGCGGCAGGAAGTATCCCTCCATTAAAGAATACCCCGTACCCGGCGCTCCGATAATCGGAACCCCCGCCTCGCTTAACGCTTGCACGTCGCGATAGATCGTCCGCACGCTCGTCTCGAACGTGCTCGCGAGATCCTC
Encoded proteins:
- a CDS encoding helix-turn-helix transcriptional regulator: MNKTDRMLAIILELQRKGMRRAEDLASTFETSVRTIYRDVQALSEAGVPIIGAPGTGYSLMEGYFLPPISFSVDEAVALLIGADFIEQRFDREYGERARASRGKIEAVLPESVRRAANEVRETIKLPSTLEEAIDEAERARVAKLREAILMRRKVSFDYTKAKSGLVAHRHSIRTARPYGLSFVYGSWVLVGFCELRQEIRHFRLSRMTGLQDLDETFAFPPDFRMSKYVPADDRPIEVRVLASPRIADRVREAKYFYIVSKEDVHDGLLVVLRVRTPEDVLQWVLGWGSEAEVLEPEALRQRVRTEAERMLGRY